One genomic segment of Brassica napus cultivar Da-Ae chromosome A3, Da-Ae, whole genome shotgun sequence includes these proteins:
- the BNAA03G51280D gene encoding uncharacterized protein BNAA03G51280D, translating to MNTAIHNGWRASVASESPRKILPLRRSYPNAIPRERIHLGSHVRRAMAISSSKKANLTASRKQRIQLQSNGEKELTFSEFLKHPSGMEAVINAKALQSYQLVDDDDNTYRCTLPTIQLMSFEVSPVLVLRVIPTQEDCTVELLSCKLEGSELLENQSEMFSAIMTNCMTWNMEDPEPFLEVDVSLKVTLEISTRPFTMLPVSAVEAPGNLVMQTLVDTLVPLLLQQLLKDYDEWIQKQQQKFLN from the exons ATGAACACTGCGATTCACAACGGATGGAGAGCTTCCGTAGCTTCAGAATCCCCAAGAAAGATCCTTCCTTTGCGTAGATCCTACCCTAACGCAATCCCCAG GGAGAGGATCCATTTGGGTAGTCACGTTCGTAGAGCAATGGCAATTTCGAGTTCAAAGAAAGCGAATCTCACTGCTTCGAGGAAGCAGAGAATCCAGCTACAGAGTAATGGAGAAAAGGAGCTCACTTTCAGTGAGTTCTTGAAACACCCTTCTGGCATGGAGGCTGTGATCAACGCCAAAGCTTTGCAGAGTTATCAGTTAGTCGATGATGATGACAATACTTACAG ATGTACATTGCCAACAATTCAGTTAATGAGCTTTGAAGTTTCTCCAGTGCTGGTTTTGAGGGTTATTCCCACACAGGAAGATTGTACAGTCGAGCTACTTTCCTGCAAG TTGGAGGGGTCAGAGTTATTGGAGAACCAAAGTGAAATGTTTTCAG CGATTATGACAAATTGCATGACCTGGAACATGGAAGATCCAGAGCCGTTTTTGGAGGTTGATGTGAGCTTGAAAGTCACTCTAGAG ATCTCAACACGACCATTCACTATGCTTCCAGTATCAGCTGTTGAGGCTCCTGGGAATCT AGTGATGCAGACACTTGTAGATACATTAGTGCCCCTTCTGCTTCAGCAATTACTCAAAGATTATGACGAATGGATTCAAAAGCAGcaacaaaaattcttaaacTAG
- the LOC106452793 gene encoding glucan endo-1,3-beta-glucosidase 5, with amino-acid sequence MLSKSVFAVSFALILLYINLFIEVEGIGVNWGSQASHPLPPATVVRLLQANGIRKVKLFEADTKILGALSRSGIQVMVGIPNDLLAPIAASVAVAERWVSQNVSAHVSSNGVDIRYVAVGNEPFLKAFNGTFEDITLPALQNIQSALIKAGLATQVKVTVPLNADVYQSASNLPSDGDFRLEIRDLMISIVKFLSDNQAPFTINIYPFISLYNDPHFPVEFAFFDGTGDPINDNGRVYDNVLDANYDTLVWSLQKNGFGNLSIIVGEVGWPTDGDKNANMMYARRYNQGFMNRQRVGRGTPMRPGPLDAYLFSLIDEDAKSIQPGNFERHWGMFYIDGRPKYQLSLLGNGNGLIPAKDVHHMGKKWCVLAPSASLEDPQLGPSVGYACDHADCTSLGYGSSCGGLDLAQNVSYAFNSYYQVSDQLESACKFPGGISMIVTRDPSFGSCQFKVMIKSDSSGGEVSTKMCLTRSVAVLLLLLMCMYIVL; translated from the exons ATGCTGTCCAAAAGTGTTTTTGCTGTCTCTTTCGCACTTATTTTGCTATACATAAACTTGTTCATCGAAGTCGAAGGGATTGGTGTGAACTGGGGCTCACAGGCAAGTCACCCGCTACCTCCAGCGACGGTGGTGAGGCTTCTCCAGGCTAACGGAATCCGAAAGGTGAAACTTTTCGAGGCCGACACGAAGATTCTCGGAGCTTTAAGTCGGTCGGGGATTCAAGTTATGGTCGGAATCCCTAACGACTTACTTGCTCCTATAGCTGCAAGTGTCGCAGTCGCAGAGAGATGGGTCTCTCAGAACGTCTCTGCTCATGTCTCCTCCAATGGCGTCGATATCAG GTACGTGGCAGTTGGGAACGAGCCATTTCTAAAGGCATTCAACGGAACATTCGAGGACATAACACTCCCCGCTCTCCAGAACATACAATCAGCTCTCATCAAAGCCGGTTTAGCCACCCAGGTCAAAGTCACAGTCCCTCTCAACGCAGACGTCTACCAAAGCGCATCCAACCTCCCTTCAGACGGAGACTTCAGACTCGAAATCCGCGACCTCATGATCAGCATCGTCAAGTTCCTAAGCGACAACCAAGCTCCCTTCACTATCAACATCTACCCTTTCATCAGTCTCTACAACGACCCTCACTTCCCCGTGGAGTTCGCCTTCTTCGACGGCACAGGTGATCCCATAAACGACAACGGCAGAGTCTACGACAACGTCCTCGACGCGAACTACGATACATTGGTCTGGTCCTTGCAGAAGAACGGGTTTGGTAACTTGTCCATCATCGTTGGGGAGGTCGGGTGGCCTACTGATGGAGATAAGAACGCTAACATGATGTACGCGCGGCGGTATAACCAAGGCTTCATGAACCGTCAGAGAGTTGGTAGGGGGACGCCTATGAGACCAGGTCCTTTGGACGCTTACTTGTTTAGCCTTATCGACGAAGACGCCAAGAGCATTCAGCCAGGGAACTTTGAGAGACACTGGGGGATGTTTTACATCGATGGGCGGCCTAAGTATCAGCTCAGTCTTCTTGGAAACGGTAATGGGTTGATCCCAGCGAAGGATGTGCATCATATGGGGAAGAAATGGTGTGTTCTCGCGCCGTCTGCTAGTCTTGAGGATCCTCAGCTGGGACCGAGCGTTGGATACGCTTGTGATCATGCTGATTGCACTAGTCTTGGGTATGGCTCGTCGTGTGGTGGCTTGGATTTGGCGCAGAATGTTTCGTATGCGTTTAATAGTTATTACCAGGTGAGTGACCAGCTGGAGAGTGCGTGTAAGTTCCCTGGGGGTATATCTATGATTGTTACTAGGGATCCTTCTTTTGGGAGTTGTCAGTTTAAGGTAATGATCAAGTCGGATTCTTCAGGTGGTGAAGTAAGTACCAAGATGTGTTTAACAAGATCAGTGGCAGTGTTGTTACTCTTGTTGATGTGTATGTATATTGTTCTATGA
- the LOC106452791 gene encoding protein arginine N-methyltransferase 1.5: MYELNPSLNPFCLRCRLEETFIVNLQFRQYSLFNSIVEMPLGERGGWERSESRYCGVETDFSDDVPSLLSFNISTGGFDYVLALLMNPSYRPSLVEGKGSETQVLPVSGSDLVLAPSQWSSHVVGKISSWIDLDSEDEVLRMDSETTLKQEIAWATHLSLQACLLPTPKGTSCANYARCVNQILQGLTTLQLWLRVPLVKSDGDASEGLTDSWELWNSFRLLCEHDSKLSVALDVMSTLPSETSLGRWMGESVRAAIISTDSFLTNARGYPCLSKRHQKLIAGFFDHAAQVVVSGKPVHNLPKASDSNTEGTQRHPLRSYLDYVAYLFQKMEPLPEQERIELGYRDFLQAPLQPLMDNLEAQTYETFERDSTKYIQYQRAVAKALVDRVPDEKASELTTVLMVVGAGRGPLVRASLQAAEETNRKLKVYAVEKNPNAVVTLHNLVKLEGWEGIVTIISCDMRFWNASEKADILVSELLGSFGDNELSPECLDGAQRFLKPDGISIPSSYTSFIQPVTATKLYNDVKAHKDLAHFETPYVVKLHSVAKLAPSQSVFTFTHPNFSTKANNQRYKKLHFNLPSDGGSALVHGFAGYFDSVLYKDVHLGIEPTTATPNMFSWFPIFFPLRKPVEVHPDSPLEVHFWRCCGSSKVWYEWSVSSPTPTPMHNTNGRSYWVGL, translated from the exons ATGTACGAACTAAACCCTTCATTAAACCCTTTTTGTCTTCGTTGTCGGCTCGAGGAAACATTCATTGTTAATCTGCAATTTCGTCAATACTCCTTGTTCAACTCGATAGTAGAGATGCCGCTCGGAGAAAGAGGAGGATGGGAGAGAAGCGAGTCCAGATACTGCGGCGTCGAGACTGATTTCTCCGACGATGTTCCGTCTCTCCTCTCCTTCAACATCTCCACCGGCGGTTTTGACTATGTCCTTGCTCTTCTG ATGAACCCTTCGTATAGGCCGAGCTTGGTGGAAGGAAAGGGTTCGGAGACTCAGGTTCTACCAGTCTCTGGCTCTGACTTGGTATTGGCGCCTTCTCAGTGGAGCAGTCACGTCGTTG GAAAAATTAGTTCTTGGATTGACTTGGACTCTGAAGATGAGGTATTGCGAATGGATTCAGAAACTACGTTGAAGCAAGAGATAGCCTGGGCTACACATCTCTCCTTACAG GCATGCCTTCTTCCTACTCCTAAAGGGACCTCGTGTGCCAATTATGCCAGATGTGTGAACCAGATCTTACAAGGACTGACTACCTTGCAG TTATGGCTGAGGGTTCCGCTGGTGAAGTCTGATGGTGATGCCTCAGAGGGTCTG ACTGATTCCTGGGAACTGTGGAACTCGTTTCGTCTTCTTTGTGAGCATGACAGTAAGCTGTCTGTTGCTCTTGATGTTAT gAGTACACTACCCTCTGAAACATCACTTGGACGCTGGATGGGAGAGTCTGTCAGAGCAGCCATAATAAGCACTGAT TCGTTCTTAACAAATGCTCGGGGTTATCCTTGCTTGTCAAAACGCCACCAAAAGCTAATAGCAGGATTTTTTGATCATGCTGCCcag GTTGTAGTTTCTGGAAAGCCTGTTCACAATCTTCCAAAGGCTTCTGATTCTAATACTGAGG GTACGCAGAGGCACCCCCTGCGGTCATATTTGGACTATGTTGCTTATCTGTTTCAGAAAATGGAACCACTTCCTGAACAGGAACGCATAGAG CTTGGCTACAGGGATTTTTTGCAGGCACCCCTGCAG cCTCTGATGGATAACCTCGAAGCCCAAACCTATGAGACGTTTGAGAGAGACTCTACTAAATACATCCAA TATCAAAGGGCAGTTGCTAAAGCCTTGGTGGACAGGGTTCCTGATGAAAAAGCGTCCGAGTTAACTACT GTCTTGATGGTCGTGGGAGCAGGAAGAGGACCCCTTGTGAGGGCATCGTTGCAG GCCGCTGAAGAAACTAACCGCAAGTTGAAAGTTTATGCCGTCGAGAAGAATCCTAATGCAGTTGTAACGCTCCAT AATTTGGTTAAGCTGGAAGGGTGGGAAGGCATTGTTACGATAATATCATGCGACATGCGTTTTTGGAATGCTTCTGAGAAAGCTGATATATTG GTTAGCGAACTGCTGGGTTCTTTTGGAGACAATGAACTCTCTCCTGAGTGTCTTGATGGAGCCCAAAGGTTTCTGAAGCCAGACGGAATTTCAATACCATCCTC GTACACAAGTTTCATACAACCTGTAACAGCTACGAAGCTTTACAATGAT GTTAAGGCTCATAAAGACCTTGCGCACTTTGAAACTCCTTATGTCGTAAAACTGCACAGTGTAGCTAAACTTGCTCCTTCCCAATCC GTTTTCACATTTACTCATCCAAACTTCTCAACAAAAGCCAACAACCAACGCTACAAAAAGCTTCATTTCAATCTACCAAGCGACGGTGGCTCCGCCTTGGTGCATG GATTCGCTGGCTATTTTGATTCCGTCCTGTATAAAGATGTCCATCTTGGCATCGAGCCTACAACAGCAACACCAAACATGTTCAGCTG GTTCCCAATCTTTTTCCCATTGAGGAAGCCTGTGGAGGTTCACCCTGATTCTCCATTAGAAGTACACTTTTGGAGGTGTTGTGGTTCCTCgaag GTTTGGTATGAATGGTCGGTATCTTCACCTACTCCAACTCCGATGCACAACACCAATGGCCGTTCCTACTGGGTCGGCCTTTAG